The proteins below come from a single Chelmon rostratus isolate fCheRos1 chromosome 12, fCheRos1.pri, whole genome shotgun sequence genomic window:
- the LOC121614662 gene encoding protein piccolo-like yields MEACMMKPEVKKKPKPPKPPPKPAEIKRNDPERLERPTPLLPPRPTDTELSQTQYRLKRAAVNKEPNGNLIQTETKERPSETPVVPPRPTQKELNATTRYSQRQRVQAEDTQSSRENYQSEVAKDEADFKQSNPTALTGMFRRSQKEKPSSFTSYLIDDCAEEEKTDDVPAKQAPGSKPGVLKGVIKGLQFKSSPKASTEPSPDPGTEDAGSEKEQSAEKNKQEKNAEPKQDFGGLIAGMFRKTPREKSPSPAVTVSKADSDPEDAEEAEEKASEQPHEKGGFFSGILKKSNKTPDETPAQENVSVSRELSASSESLSENSKEKGGIFSGMFKKSPKPTETAQTDEDQQSLHDSLSGSNDNLSENSKEKGGFFSGILRKSPKIPGEGTPGQVKMDKQPPQTDPSGSKESLSENSATNEKGGVFSGMFKKSPKLSGAPRLDEGAEPLHGELSASTDSLSENKEKGGLFSGLLRKTPKTTGEENLSAQKDLSASNDSLSEAANTKEKGGAFSGIFKKSTRLADNPPTEEEKQPQDDELSGSSDAPSENSTKEKGGIFSGIFKKAPKPAEAAQPEEDESPDKELSTSNENLCENKQEKGGRLLGGLLKKTPKATESQDSEAQRELSASNDDLSENNSTKEKSIFSNMFKKPQKAAEGAAAYKELEENSENRLSGSCENLSDAAAPKEKKVGLAGIFKRSSSIDNIFDEERGGLFGGLLKKTPKASGDEAAAEDKDDQKELTASNDSLSENNSTKEKSIFSGMFKKTPKPADGTTTDEELNTGDYKKLSASCENLLETTTSKEKTGGLAGIFKKSPKPAPRSIATEDPLSDTKELSTSCDSLIETAEGDLDELSASNDNLFEASSATKEKKGGFVGIFRRTPKTLEHQEREDMEAPEGGGLSRRRTIKKKRRVVSFRVKKTLPKIPKLNLTSQSSDQMPIIEETVELQDMNPAQESSVEVQPVEMAAYPSEDNPLELEQESDELMQWWNTVKGWTEWNETSNFQEDEEEMAMEQAADRVYMAARLFVHLFNQRGASLQHRILELLALADASDQFHKKTVTAAVGGGVASVAGSVATITGLILAPFTFGASIIVTAVGISVATAGSITSATANITDTVHSNMDRKKLEKMIQGYQEEIKDIRECLEFVQAGMDTLQEWNFEKYSESAAKKALNHNLKHVMKEGGRAGKALMINTDKLISTVQVLGAAGGAAKAAQAISVTTGVMSALFLALDVFFLAKDSHELRKGAKTKFAKKIRDVCKELQDGLLELNKVKTQLQKTMDGIEVEEYEEIEEVEVEVDDDLESDPKKLAELEQELDLLEQKLDRKVEEEQKKSKEMEKEALKNKKEKNEEKSMKEKEKEEEQGEKDAKKEGKKESKKGEGEGKFDISDVEKGQKTETIKAAKEEALNEQKGRKKDKETENRITAAKEKYESKRDTEKGDGGKNEKTDERGKEKNKTGKEPEEIKSRSDESKREDRRGKATSERLKTERESERSQSSREEERVMNKQEESGSTRRHSSRSDKDRPHRSDRGSKHDEERGSSRQSDRMESRRRTEEERGVRDWRAEMAKREEKRDSKEGREAQRETAREDSHRSHEAASRREHSERERRSEESDSKRSHYRRGAAPHDEQRERDEKRGSRIESARRQFERAEEEEERGKRREDGESQRRDRERRGGERDGEHGHSRRGSRARSSALLEDGLYI; encoded by the exons ATGGAGGCCTGTATGATGAAGCCAGAAGTCAAAAAGAAACCGAAGCCG CCCAAACCTCCTCCAAAGCCTGCAGAG ataaaaagaaatgacCCAGAGAGACTGGAGAGGCCgactcctctgctgcctccacGACCCACAGACACT gaACTGAGTCAAACACAATACCGCTtgaaaagagcagcagtgaacaAGGAG cctAATGGAAACTTGatacaaacagagacaaaagagagaccGTCTGAAACTCCTGTGGTTCCACCCAGACCCACACAAAAG gaaCTGAACGCCACAACCAGATACAGCCAGCGCCAGAGGGTACAAGCTGAGGACacgcag agTTCCAGAGAAAATTACCAATCAGAAGTTGCCAAAGATGAAGCAGACTTCAAACAG AGTAACCCGACGGCCCTGACTGGAATGTTTCGACGGAGCCAAAAAGAGAAACCATCTTCGTTCACC aGTTATCTGATCGACGACTGTGCCGAAGAGGAAAAAACTGATGATGTCCCGGCCAAACAGGCTCCCGGCAGCAaaccg GGTGTTCTGAAGGGAGTAATTAAAGGATTACAATTCAAGTCATCACCGAAG GCCAGCACAGAGCCGAGTCCAGACCCCGGAACAGAGGACGCGGGCTCAGAAAAGGAACAATCCGCAGAAAAGAACAAGCAGGAAAAGAATGCAGAACCCAAACAG GACTTTGGAGGTCTGATCGCTGGAATGTTCCGGAAAACTCCCAGAGAGAAATCACCGTCTCCCGCAGTGACG GTCAGCAAAGCAGACAGTGACCCTGAAGatgcagaagaagcagaggagaaagcttCTGAACAACCCCAC GAAAAGGGAGGCTTCTTCTCTGGCATCCttaaaaaatccaataaaacaCCGGATGagacacctgcacag GAGAACGTGAGTGTTAGTCGTGAGCTGTCTGCCAGCAGTGAGAGTCTGTCTGAAAACAGCAAG GAAAAAGGAGGAATATTCAGTGGGATGTTCAAGAAGTCTCCGAAACCAACTGAAACTGCTCAGACTGACGAG GACCAACAATCTCTACATGATAGTCTGTCAGGCAGTAATGATAATCTGTCTGAAAACTCAAAG GAGAAAGGAGGATTTTTCAGCGGGATCCTCCGAAAGTCTCCCAAGATTCCAGGAGAGGGAACACCTGGGCAGGTAAAAATG GATAAACAGCCGCCGCAAACGGACCCATCAGGCAGTAAAGAGAGTCTGTCTGAGAACAGCGCCACCAAT GAGAAAGGCGGCGTTTTCAGTGGCATGTTCAAGAAATCTCCCAAACTGTCAGGAGCCCCCCGACTGGACGAG ggcgCAGAGCCGTTACACGGTGAGCTGTCTGCCAGCACTGACAGCCTGTCGGAGAACAAG GAGAAAGGCGGTTTGTTCAGCGGACTCCTGAGAAAGACTCCGAAAACAACCGGAGAG GAGAATCTGTCAGCACAGAAAGATCTCTCAGCCAGTAATGACAGTCTGTCTGAGGCCGCCAACACAAAG GAGAAAGGAGGCGCGTTCAGTGGAATATTCAAGAAGTCGACCAGACTTGCAGACAATCCTCCCACAGAGGAA GAGAAACAGCCACAAGACGATGAGCTCTCAGGCAGCAGTGACGCTCCCTCTGAGAACAGCACCAAG GAAAAAGGAGGAATATTTAGTGGAATATTCAAGAAGGCTCCGAAACCTGCAGAAGCTGCTCAACCTGAGGAG GACGAATCTCCCGACAAAGAGCTTTCAACCAGTAATGAGAATTTATGCGAGAACAAACAG GAGAAAGGTGGACGGTTGCTCGGCGGACTCCTGAAAAAGACTCCCAAAGCGACAGAGTCACAG gacaGCGAGGCTCAGAGAGAGCTGTCGGCCAGCAATGACGACCTGTCTGAGAATAACAGCACTAAG GAGAAAAGTATtttcagcaacatgtttaaGAAGCCGCAGAAAGCAgcggaaggagctgcagcataCAAG gagctggaggagaacagTGAAAATCGTTTATCTGGCAGCTGTGAGAATCTGTCTGACGCCGCCGCCCCGAAG GAGAAAAAAGTCGGCCTGGCTGGCATCTTCAAAAGATCATCCAGCATCGATAACATTTTTGACGAG GAGAGAGGCGGGCTGTTCGGTGGACTTCTCAAGAAAACACCCAAAGCGTCTGGAGAtgaggcagctgcagag GACAAAGACGACCAGAAGGAGCTGACAGCAAGTAATGACAGtctgtctgaaaacaacagcacCAAG gAGAAAAGTATTTTCAGTGGCATGTTCAAGAAGACTCCCAAACCAGCAGACGGCACTACAACAGACGAG GAATTGAACACCGGCGACTATAAGAAGTTATCTGCCAGCTGTGAAAACCTGTTAGAAACAACCACATCAAAG gAGAAGACTGGAGGACTGGCAGGGATCTTCAAGAAGTCTCCCAAACCAGCTCCGCGCTCCATCGCTACCGAG GATCCGCTCAGTGACACAAAGGAACTGTCCACCAGCTGCGACAGCCTCATCGAAACCGCAGAG ggGGATCTTGATGAATTGTCGGCCAGTAACGATAATCTGTTTGAAGCTTCGAGTGCCACAAAG gagaaaaaaggagggtTTGTTGGAATTTTCAGAAGGACGCCCAAAACACTTGAACATCAG gagagggaggacatGGAGGCCCCGGAAGGAGGCGGGCTGAGCCGCAGGAGAACcatcaagaaaaaaagacga GTTGTATCATTCCGAGTCAAGAAAACTCTTCCCAAAATACCGAAGCTAAATTTAACTTCTCAG AGTTCAGACCAGATGCCGATTATTGAGGAGACTGTTGAGCTGCAGGACATGAACCCAGCACAG gagAGCTCAGTAGAGGTCCAGCCGGTGGAGATGGCTGCTTACCCCTCTGAAGACAACCCCCTTGAGCTTGAGCAG GAAAGTGACGAGTTGATGCAGTGGTGGAACACAGTCAAAG GATGGACAGAGTGGAACGAGACATCCAATTtccaggaggatgaggaggaaat GGCGATGGAGCAGGCAGCTGATCGCGTCTACATGGCAGCCCGTCTGTTCGTGCATCTCTTCAACCAGCGGGGGGCGTCCTTACAGCATCGCATCCTGGAGCTTTTGGCTCTGGCCGACGCTTCAGATCAATTCCACAAGAAAACGGTGACAGCTGCTGTGGGTGGAGGGGTGGCCAGCGTCGCAGGCAGCGTGGCAACGATCACAGGGCTCATCCTGGCGCCGTTCACTTTTGGTGCCTCTATTATCGTCACGGCGGTGGGCATCAGTGTGGCGACAGCGGGCAGCATCACCTCAGCGACGGCCAATATCACAGATACAGTTCACTCCAACATGGACCGTAAGAAGCTGGAGAAGATGATCCAGGGCTACCAGGAGGAGATCAAAGACATCAGAGAGTGTCTGGAGTTCGTGCAG GCTGGTATGGACACCCTGCAGGAGTGGAACTTTGAGAAATACTCGGAGAGCGCCGCCAAAAAGGCTCTGAACCACAACCTCAAGCACGTGATGAAGGAGGGCGGCCGTGCCGGAAAAGCCCTGATGATCAACACGGATAAGCTCATCAGCACTGTGCAGGTTTTAGGCGCGGCAGGAGGCGCCGCCAAAGCTGCCCAGGCCATCAGCGTCACCACAGGCGTCATGTCCGCCCTCTTCCTCGCTCTGGATGTTTTCTTCCTCGCCAAAGACTCCCACGAGCTCCGTAAGGGCGCCAAAACTAAGTTTGCCAAAAAGATCCGGGACGTCTGTAAAGAACTTCAAGACGGCCTCCTGGAGCTGAACAAGGTGAAGACGCAGCTGCAGAAGACCATGGATGGCATCGAGGTGGAGGAGTATGAGGAGATCGAGGAGGTAGAGGTGGAAGTTGACGACGATTTGGAGTCGGATCCGAAGAAGCTGGCcgagctggagcaggagctggaccTCCTGGAGCAGAAACTGGACAGGAAGGtcgaggaggagcagaagaagagtaaagagatggagaaggaagccttgaaaaataaaaaggagaaaaacgAGGAGAAGAGcatgaaggaaaaggagaaggaagaggaacagggagaaaaagatgctaagaaagagggaaagaaggaaagtAAGAAGGGTGAGGGAGAAGGCAAGTTTGACATCTCTGATGTGGAAAAAGGGCAGAAAACTGAGACCATCAAAGCAGCCAAAGAGGAAGCTTTAAATGAACAGAAGGGAAGGAAGAAGGACAAAGAAACTGAGAACCGAATCACAGCCGCGAAAGAAAAGTACGAGAgcaagagagacacagaaaaaggagacggtggaaaaaatgaaaagacagacgaaagggggaaagagaaaaataagactGGGAAAGAACCTGAGGAAATTAAAAGCAGATCAGACGAGTCAAAACGAGAAGACCGGAGGGGAAAAGCAACTTCTGAGAGGctcaagacagagagagaaagtgaaaggagtcagagcagcagagaggaggagagagtgatgaATAAACAGGAGGAAAGTGGGAGTACGAGGAGGCATAGCAGCAGGAGCGACAAAGACAGACCTCACAGGAGTGACAGAGGGAGCAAACACGACGAggaaagaggaagcagcagacaaagtgacaggatggagagcaggaggaggacagaggaggagagaggagtgagggaCTGGAGAGCTGAGATGgcaaaaagagaggagaagagagacagcaagGAAGGAAGAGAAGCTCAGAGAGAGACGGCGAGGGAAGACTCGCATCGGAGTCACGAAGCGGCGTCGAGGAGGGAGCATTCGGAGAGAGAGCGGAGGAGCGAGGAGTCTGACTCGAAGAGGAGTCACTACAGGAGAGGAGCAGCCCCGCATgatgagcagagggagagagacgagAAACGAGGGAGCAGGATTGAGAGCGCGAGGAGGCAGTTTGagagagcggaggaggaggaggagagggggaagaggagagaggatggagagagtcagaggagggacagagagaggagaggaggtgagagggatggagagcaTGGACACAGCCGGCGAGGATCTCGAGCGCGATCCAGCGCTCTGCTGGAAGACGGACTGTATATTTAA